The genomic interval ATGCATTTACAGTAGATTTTGATTTGCGTTGGGTGATTTATCCAGGAAGTGAAATTCGCTTTGTGTGGAAATACAATATTTATGCTTCGAAGCAAGGATTGGATGAAGGTTATTTCAATACGTTCCGTAATTTATTCGACAATCCGTATTTGAATTCATTTTCTGTGAAGGCTCTTTTTTATATTGATGCAGGGAAGTGGTTTCGAAAGAAGGTGGTATGATTCAAACTAATTATCAATTATGAATGACTTAATTATCAAGAAGAGTTGCAACCTTGATAATTAATAATTGAGAATTTTACTTTTTAACTTGTCTAGAATTCACCAAATAAACTCCACCAACAATCACAATCATCCCTAAAAACTGAGAGATATGAAACGTCTCCTGATTCAAAAAGACCCCCAAAATAACAGCAACAATCGGAATCATATAAGTAACCGAACTGGCAAACATGGGAGATTTCAACTTGATAATCTGATTAAAGATAAGAAGTGCCAAACAGGTTCCGAAAACACTCAAAATACTGATATAAAACAAGGCTTCGTATGCATGTTTATTTGTTTTAAAAACGCTCAGAGTATCCAAATTCCAAGTTGTAATCCAAGATGGAATTGCTAAAAAAGTAAACGCTAAGGAAGCAATCTCCAACGATTTGAACTCAGCCAATTTATACTTAATGGTATTCAAACTGGTTCCATACATCAAGGTTGCTAGCAAAATTGCCCCAACATGTAACATAGAAATTTCAAGTGGTGCATTATTCAGTATTCCGACTAAAATACAAATTCCTGCAAAAGCAATGAAAAGTCCGAGTACTTGTTTGAGTTGCACACGCTGTTTGAAAACCAAAAAACCAATTATCAAGGTGAAAAATGGTGTAAAACTATTTAGCATTCCAGCCAATCCAGATGACAGTTTTGTTTCTGCAAACGTAAATAAAAATGCGGGGAAAAAATTTCCGCAAGTACCAACTACTAACAAATAGAAAACTTGTTTCCAATGGGTAATTCTACGTAAACTCCAAATCCCAAAAGGAAGCATGACTAAACCTGCAATAGCCATTCGGAGCGCGCCAACTTGTGAATCGGAAAAAATGGATTGGCCAAGTTCATCATACATTCCACGCTTCATCAGAATGAATGAACTACCCCAAATAAGTGCTAAAATAAATAAGAAAATCCAGCTCCGAAAATCCTTAGTCATTCGAAAAATTTTCGAGCTTTTGTTCCTTTTCTGAAGCTTTAGCATAAGCGTTGCGAGCATTACTCAACTTGAAACGAATAATAATTAATGCTGGAAGCCCAATATGGATTAACGCGAAAAGAACGTAACCAATGGGTTTAAATTCGAAATGTGTTGGAGGAACTCCATTCACACTTGCTTTATCTAATCCAATCCCCATGAAATAACTCAATGCGATTTTAGACTCTAATTGAAAATGTACCAATGCGTTATCGTAATAAAAAATGCCATCATACATCGGAATTCGAATAAACAAGCACACAATGAACAATAAAACCGAAACTAAGATTCCAATTAAAAATGGCTTTTCGACTAACTTTTTCATCATTACAAGGCTTTAAATCCTTCCGAAAAGAATACGCGATCTCGGTTTACACGTTCTTCCATTACTTCACGAAATTCAGGATACTTTTCTTTTGGAATACAATTGATTGGAAAAGACAATTGTAAATCTTCTATGTATTCAAAATAAAGTGTTTGCTGATGAGTTTCAACCCTTCTCAATCCAGAGAAAAACAACAATCTCACTTCTCTATCTGCCACCACAACTGCCTTGTGTGTAATCCCTACTCGGAACCAGCCCTGAGCAATTAGTAAAAAAGCTAACTGATCTATCACCATAATTCCGTAAACTAGTGCAACAGGCCAAGCTTCATCCGTTAACATCAATACTGCTATCATGGCAAAAAACGCAATGACTGCTTCCAAAATTAAAAACAAACGAACTTGCTTTTTTCGGTCTTTCGAAACAGGCGTACTCCAAATAAAGCGTTCTGGTTTGCGGGTCATCGTAACACCCACCCAGCGACTCACAGATCTCCGAATAATGAGTAAGAGCAAGAATGTTGCTACTCCTACCAAAATGTGGAATCTGTAAGGTAAATCCGCAATTGGAATATTCAAAAAACGGATATCAAACGCTAAGCATATAATAAATGCAAGAGAAGGAAACGAAAAGAATATTAGTAAAATATTGATAGATCGATTCATCGATTATTGGATCATTTTAATCTTTGCTCTCAGCTCTTCAATTTTGCGTTGCGCAGCTGAAATTTTTGATTCTACTTCTTTTTTCAATAAATCAGCACCTTTCGATTTTGCGAAAAAGCCCAAGTTATTCTCGAATTGCAAAATATCCGATTTCAATCTGTTTATCTTTTCATTCAAATCGTGTTTCTCACGTGCAAGAGCTCTATCTGAATTTGGATCACCCTTTAAAGTTTCTAAACGAGCTTGGAACAACATCTTCTCTTGTTCTGCACCTTCTAGTTTCAATTTTTTATAGTGACCATCTAAAACCTCTTTGTACGCATTGAAAACACGATCTTTCTCTTTCATTGGAACATGCCCAATTTCATTGAACTCCGTTGCGAAAGTCTTTAACAACGACAATGCTTCTTTTTTATCTTCGGGAATTTCAGTTGTTTTAATTCGCTCAATCAATTCCATTTTCAAAGCCAAATTGCCTTCAAACTCTTTGTCTTTTGAACTGAAATGAGTTTGTTTTGCTTCAAAGAAATGATCACAAGCAGCACGAAAATCTTTCCATAATTTTTGTTCAAAACGTTGACCAGCACTTCCTAAATTTTTCCATTCTTTTTGAATGCTCAAGATTTGATCAGTTGTTGCTTTCCAATCAGTAGAATGTTTCATTTCATCCAATCTATCAACCAATTGTTGTTTTTTAGTGGCAACTTCATCAAACTTCCCTCTGATTGAATCGAAAAACGTCTTCTTCTTCGCGAAAAACTCATCACAAGCAGCACGGAATTCTTTCCAAACATCTTCATTTTCTTTTCGCGGACCGAAACCAATTTTTTTCCACTCTTCTTGTAACGCCAACAAAGTTGCTGTTGCAGTATCCCAATCTTTTGTATTGGTAGATGTAAAATCAGTTACAATTTCAATAGCCTTCTTCGCAATTTCTTTTTTAAGCTCTAGATTTGCAGCTAGTTCCGTTCGCTTCTCATCATAAAACGTTTGAATGCGAGTATAAACAGCTCTTACTGCATCCCAATAGGAATTTTTCAAGCTTTCCCATGCATCATTTCCAACAGGACCCGTTTCGTCCCATTCGTTTTGAAGTGATTTGATCGCTTGTTCAACATCCTTCAAATTCTCTACTTTTGATAACTCTTGAATTCGCTGAATCACATCCAATTTCAATTGGTGATTCCGGTGTAAATCATGCTCGCGTAATTCACGGTAGATTTTGATGTGATAGAAAAAAGTCTCGAGTAAACGCGAGTATTCTGATTGAATATCTTGGCGTTTTTCACGAGGAATATCTCCCACTTCTTTCCAAGCATCATGTATTTCCTTGTATGCAGTCATCGCTGCGCCAATATTTTCTTCTTTTTCAACCACATCCTTCATGCGCTCAAGCAACACTTTCTTTCGGCGATAATTAGCTTCTTCAGCCTCTTTCTTCGCATTTTGAAGCGATTTTTTGCGATCACGGAATTCGTTGTGTAAATTGTAAAACTCTTCTCGAACAGTATCAAAAGGTCGTTCTTCAACCGTTTCACCATTCTCTTTAGCCTCCAATTGCTTTATTTGAAATTGGCGATCCTCTTCCAATATTACGTCTTCAAACTGATTGCGTAATTCACTCACTTCTCGCGCTACTGAAAGCGCATCCTCTTGCTGAACGAGATTTTTTAATGCTTCTAACAAACTTGCCTTTTCCATGATAAAGCTTTTTAGTGGTTTCTCAATTTACAAATAATTAACCAACTACAGTTGACATTTCGAAATTTGTTAAAGTCACAAAACGATCAATTCTTGCTTCGATTTCCTCTTTTGAAATTTCTAATAAACGCTGTGTTCCAAATTTTTCTACACAGAAAGATGCCAAGGCAGAACCCGCAATAATTGCACGTTTCATATTATCAAAAGATATATCATCCGTTGAAGCAATGTATCCAATAAATCCTCCTGCAAATGTATCTCCTGCTCCTGTTGGATCAAATACATCTTCCAAAGGCAAAGCTGGCGCGAAGAATACTTTCTCCTCTTGGAATAACAATGCTCCGTGCTCACCTTTCTTAATAATCAATGTTTTTGGACCCATTGCACGAATAACTCTACTCGCTTTAGTCAAAGAGTATTCTCCCGATAATTGACGCGCTTCTTCATCATTAATGATTAAAACATCAATCAATTTCAGTGTTTCTTTCAAATCATCTAATGCAATATCCATCCAAAAATTCATGGTATCCATTGCAATTAACTTGGGTCTGGTTGTTAAACGCTCAATTACTTGACGTTGAACTTGTGGACTCAAATTTCCAAGCATTAAATACTCAGCTCCTTGATATGATTCAGGAATAATTGGGTCAAAAGTGCCCAATACATTTAATTCAGTAACCAAAGTATCTCTAGAGTTCATATCGTTGTGGTAGCGACCAGACCAAAAGAACGTTTTCTCTCCCTTTTTGATTTGCAAACCTTCCAAAGCAACACCTTTTGATTTTAGTAAATCCAAGGTCTCTTGAGGGAAATCATCACCCACAACGGAAACAATTCGTTGATCTTTCACATAGTTAGATGCTGATAACGCAATAAACGTTCCTGCCCCACCTACAATTTTATCTGTTTTTCCGAAAGGTGTTTCAATGGCATCAAAAGCCACACTACCAACTGTCAATAGACTCATTTTCTTAATTTATTTGGGCAAATGTACACATTTATTTAGGTTTAAATCGCTCAAAATCTATTATCTATTTGTCAAAAAAGCCTGTTTTAGCATTTCTTGAGTTTTAAATTTAAATGTGATTGAATGGTAAATTGTAATTATTTTAACAAAAATTGATCTTTTCATTTTTCGGTACGCTTATTGATTAATCGATTTCAGAATTAAACCAACAGTTATGAAAAAATACTTTACTTTCTTTGGACTATTCGCTCTAGCGGCATTGGGAACACTTCATGCTCAGCAAAATTCAGCCTTAGGGTCAGATTTTCAATCAATCAGAAAAGAAATGGTTGCTTGGGATGCAGTGCGCGGTGAATGGCTAGCTTCTTCTATGGAGGCAATGGCGGATAAAAAACCGACGCCGGATCGTAATTTTCCGGAAGAATATACTCCCGCAGAAATGTTTAATGCGATGCCAACTGCTACACAAGAAAAAGTAAGGGGTCAAATTCAACGTTCAACTACTAATTCTGATAGTATCTCTCGCACGAAATGGAATCGTTTAAACAGTTTTACTTCAAGAACTCCCAATTGCAAACCTGTAATGGGTCGAACTTATGGAGACCCGCATTTAAAATCGTTTGATGGAGCGACTTATTCCTTTCAAACTGTAGGAGAATTCACTTTGGTTAAATCTGGAAGTGGTAACATGAATGTACAAGTACGTCAGCGCAATCAATCTGATGACTTTTCACTAAACACAGCAGTAGCAATGAATGTTGGTGGAGACCGCGTTTGTTTTTATGCCAATGAAAAACCCGATGGAAATAATTCTACACCACTTCGTATTGGAGGCGAACCCATTTATGTGGAAGGTGAAAATTATTACCTAGAACATGGTGGAACGATTAGTCGTTCATCTAAAAATGACTATGTGGTAACATGGCCAACTGGCGAACGTGTGAAACTAGATGCTTCACAAACTGGAGGGATGGGATTCTATAATATTGCAGTAGAAATTTATCCTTGTGCTGATAATTTTGATGGAATCTTAGGAAATGCAAATGGAAGAAGTTCAGACGACTTCGATGTTCGTAACACACAAGGAGGAATCGCTTCTTCTAACTGGAACATGGGTGTTTTTGGATCAACTAACCAACGTGATCAGGTTTTAGAGAAAGAATACTTGGCGTTTTTAGCCAAAGATTTTGCACGACAATACCGCATTTCCCCAGAAGAATCTTTATTTGATTACGGTTTCAACCAAAGTACTTTTGCATTCACCGATGAGTCATTTCCTCGTGTTCATAGAACTTTAGGTGATTTAAACGATGATGACCGCAGACGTGCACAAAGAGAGTGCGAACGTAGAGGGTTTACGGGGTATGATTTAAGTGCATGTGTTTATGACAATGGTTTCTTGCGTATCGAACCTACTCCGAAACCAACTATCCCAAACCGCACGACAGGAAGACAATTGGATCCGGTAAGAACTCCATCTCCAAATAGAAACCCAGGTCAAAAGCCTTTCAGAGAACGTTATCCAACTCCAATAGTTGAAGAACCCAAAGTTCGGAATACTAGTCCAATTGAAACAGAAAAACCAGTCGTTAGAGAACCCATTAAACCAATTCCACAAGATCCTGGTGCGGTAAGTAATCCTGGAACGAGACCTGTTTCGACTACAGGAAGAGGTACTGTAAAACCCGTTGAAGAAAAAGTGAATGTGCCTATTAAAGAGCCACAAGTGACTAAACCAGAAAGAACGGAGCCAATTCGTAATGAACCAGTTAAAGAACCTGAAATTAAACGACCAGAAAGAACAGAACCTATCCGCAAGGAACCTGTAATCTCAGAACCCATAAGAACTCAACCGATAAGAACAGAACCTATTCGGACGGAGCCTGTGAGGGCTCAACCTGAAAGAACAATACCTATTCGCACGGAACCGGTGAAATCAGAACCAAGATATACACCTCCACCAAGTAACCCGGTACCGAAACCAGTTCAGCGTCCTGCAAGTACGCCAGTTTCGACACCAGTTACAACCCCTTCAAAACCAATAACTACCCCTATAAGAAGAGGTGGTTAACGCGAGAGGAGTCTTCGGACTCCTTTCTTTTTACCCAATTTTGAAACAAATTAAGAATCGAACGTTAATTACTATTTGTAGGTAGGCTCAAAAAAGCCTTTCTTTCGATGTAAATTTGATGTATGAAGTGGAAAAAGTGGCTGGTGAAAACATTGAAATGGTTCTTTATAATCTTTTCAGGCCTCTTTTTGCTAATTACCATCCTTCTCTATGCATTCAAAGACGATATTATTGATTATGCTGTTTCAGAAATTAATAAATCGTTAAAAGCAAAAGTAAACGTTGATAAAATTGATGTTACTTTCTGGGCTACATTTCCAGATTTAAGCCTGGACTTCAATCACGTATTCATTCAAGATCCTTTCAAAAACTCCACATCAAAAGACACCCTTCTATACACAGAACAAATTCGGTTGAAATTTAGTCCAGCAGATATTTGGAACGAAAATTACCATGTCAAGAAAATAGTCATCAAACCAGGAACGCTTCAATTGAAAATTCGCAAAAATGGTGAGGAGAATTATGACATATTAAAAGAATCTGATTCGAAGGAGAAAACAACTTTCAAGTTAACTCTAGAATCAATCAAAGCTTCTGGCATCCGATTTTCGTATTCAAACAAAGTGAATGAAAATAGTTACAAAGCCAAAATTCAAGACATTCAGCTTGTAGGTAATTTCACACAAGACCAATTTGATATTTCAACCAATGCAGATTTTTACATTCAGCGTATCCAAAACGGATTGGTTCCTTTCGTAATCAATCAGCAGGCTTCTACCCAAGTTTCAATTCATATAGACCAAGTAAAAGAACTGTTTGAAATTAATAATGGAAAATTGTTACTGGCGCAAATTCCGTTCGATTTTAATTTGAAGGTCGACTCAACATCCATCAAACTAAATATTGATGCAGATAAAATTCCTTTGGCTGAACTCGCAAATAAACTCGCTTTTAAGGAAGTAGAAACCGTTTCAAAATTGAAGGGATCAGGAACTGGAAGCTTTCACCTTTCCATGAACAATGAACTCAAGAAAGATTCCTATCCAAAAGTAGCGTGTAATTTCTCTATTGACAATGGAAAACTGACTGAACCTACTAAAGGACTCACCTTGAGCAATATTGATTTGAAAGGAGAATATTCTTCATTAAAAGGAAAAAACAAGGAAGAATTGACCATTCGAAATGTGTCGTTTCAAACTATCAGCGGACCATTTTCAGGAAAGTTAGCTATCCGAAGATTCTCGCAACCAAGCTATAAAGGATCTGCTAAAGGTGCTCTCGATTTAGAAGTTATTCATGCACTATTTAAAATTCCGAAAATTGAAGAGCTTTCAGGAAAAGTAACTGTCAATACCAATTTTTATTTGGAAACTGTTTTTGAAAACAACGAAGCAGTTGTAGAAATTAGAGATGGAAATGGCACTGCTCTGATGAACAATGTTGATTTTAGTATGGAAAAAGATTCTCGACAATTCAAGGACATTTATGGAAATCTGATTTTAAATCGCAGCGATGCCGTTTTGGAGGATTTGAAAGTTCGTCTTGGCGAGTCTGATTTACAGTTAAATGGAAGTTTTAATTACATCGATCAATTTTTACAAGACAAACACACTTTAGATGTATCCGTTATTGCAGAAAGTAAAAAAATCAATCTGAAAGATTTCACCAATACGATTGCTGGAGATCCAAAAGCGACTACAACTGCTCGTGAATGGATGCTGCCAACCTTAATTAATGGAAATGTGAAACTAAATGTGGATGCTATTCATATGGAAAATCATGTTTTTACACAAATCAATGGAGAAATGACCGTTGGAAACAGAGCAATTTCTATCCAAAAACTACACGGAATAACTGGAAATGCAACCGTACGTGGAACTTTAGCCATTGTAGAATCTGCTCCCGAATATTTTCAATTGGCAACGAATTTGAGCTCCAAAGACATTTATTTTAAGCCCATTTTCAGAGAATGGAACAACTTTGATCAAAGCGTTATTAAAGAAGACAATATCAGTGGAAGAGCCGAAGCTATTTTGGATTTCAAAGCTCCTTTTGACCTACAATACGGAATTCTAAAGGATGAAATAGAAGCGCAGATTCAACTAAAAATTATCGGCGGACAATTAAAAAATGTAGAAACATTTACTGCTTTGACCAAAGATTTGAAAACTGCCAAAACAAAATTGATTCTAAAACAACGAGATATTTCTGCTTTAGAAGGAAAGTTGAACAACATTCAGTTTGAAACCTTGGAAAACACGATTTTCATTAAAAAGAGTACGATTATTATTCCGAAAATGGAAATCAAGACCAATGCGCTAACCATTGCAATTGATGGACAACACAAATTCAACAACGATATTGATTACAAATTTGCTTTCCGTTTTAGAGAATTGAAACAAACAAAAGACGAATCTGAATTTGGTATTGTGGAAGACGACGGAACAGGAATTAAAGTCTTTGTTCGCATGTATGGAAATCTGGCAAATCCAATCATTGAATGGGATAAATCTTCACGCAAAGAAGACGCCAAACAAAACCGTGAAGAAGCGAAAACAGAAGCCATCTCCATTCTAAAATCAGAATTGGGATTGTTTAAAAAAGATACCACCATCAAAAAATACCAACCTCCGAAGAAAGAATACGAAGTACTTGAAATTGAATTTGGAAAAGAGGAAGAAGTCAATCCATTTGAAGAGAAAAAGAAAATCGAAAAAGAAAAAAAAGGACTCAAGAAATTTGGAGAGAAACTCAAAGAAAAAGGTAAAAAAGAAGAGACAGAAGAATTTACTGTGGATTAGTTACGGAGTATGTCCATCTCGATACTTTCGCCTTGTCAGTTCGAGTCCTGGAAATACGGGATATCGAGAACAAATGGCGAAAACTCGATTTGACATGATCAGGTCATAGATATTCATAATAATACTGTATTATTACACACTAAAAATGTTAGAATGAGTGGGATTCAATCTTTTATTGACATGCTTTTTATAGGAGTAATCACACTCTTTCCTGTTGTCAACCCAATTGGATCTGCATTTATTGTAAATCCGTATCTGTCGAATTTAGAAATTCAAGAAAAAAGAAAAGCTGTCAAGAAAATCGCGCTTTATGCATTCATTTTATGTACAATCGCTCTTTTTGCGGGGCATTGGATTTTGGAAATTTTTGGTATCACCATACCCGTAGTTCAGCTTGCTGGAGGTATAATGATTTGCAAGATAGGATGGGAATTTCTTTCCTCGGATAAAAAAGAAGAAAAAACACTCATAGATGAATCTGGTGAGAGTCCAAATTCCAATTACACACTCATTCAGGACAAATTATTTTACCCCATTACATTCCCAATAACAACAGGAGCTGGATCTATTTCGGTTCTTTTCACATTGAGTGCTCACAGCGCCAATGCCCATATAAACATGTACCTAATCAATACTGGGGCAATTCTTTCAGCAATCGTTGTAATCTGTTTACTTATTTATTTTTTCTATCTGAATACAAAAAAAATAATTCGAGTAATTGGTAAAGAAGGAGAACAAATCCTCAATCGAATCATGGCATTCCTCATTTTTTGTGTGGGGCTTCAAATTGGAATAACAGGTATTAAATCACTTATTATTGCATAAAATGCTCTCGAATAGGTAGATTCAAAATAGAGTTTCTACACTTGCAAATCGGTGTGTAAATATCTGTTCCAATTGTTTACGGACAAAAAGCCAATGCGCCAATTTTCCCAAAAAACCTAAAGGAAGTTGATAAGTCACAATATCGGTCATTTCAACCCCTCCTTCAACTGTTTTGAAATGATGTTCATGATGCCAAATCCGATATGGTCCAATACGCTGTTCATCGACAAAAAATTGCTGATCCTGAACATGGGTGATTTCTGTCAACCAATTCAATTTGATTCCCAATACAGGACGGACTGTATAGCCAATCATCAATCCTTCATACATTTTTTCTGGAACAGTTGTCAAAACTTGAAAACGCATGTATTCTGGCGTAATTTTCTGCAAGTTGTTTGGATTGGAAAAGAAATCCCAGCAAACTTTTAAATCTGCTGGGATAAACTGGGTGCGTTTGAGTTGGTACATACTTTTTTATTTTATAAACAACTCAATAACAAAGAAGGTTCATTCAATGATGTTGAACTAGAACACGTTTGGTTTTTACTCCGTTGTCTGCAACGATTTCTAACAAATGCCGTTGTTTAACGATGAAATATAAATCATCAACTACTACAGTAAACCAAATGAAGCACCTTTATTTATAAGTTCAAGAAAATATTGGACCATCAATAACAAATATGTGCAACAAAAAAACAGGAGATCACAGAACCACATTTTCGAAATTAGAAGTTTGTAATTGATTTATGGATTTTTGAACCCAATGGCATCTTAGGTGTAACTAGTAATAATTCTAAACTGGACATTATGAAATTCGTTGCTCTACTTTGCATGCTACTACTTGGTTCTAGTATAGCTTTTTCCCAATCTATTTCTGGAAACATGAATTCAGAATCCCACAATGAAGCACTTCGCTATGGAAATGTGGACATCTACAAAGGAGATAAATTAGTTGCCTCAGTTCTCACAGATAAATTAGGGAATTTTGCCATCGCACTTGATACAGGAACGTATGTGTGTGTGATGAATTATGCAGGATTCACTCCTATCACAAAAGAAATAAAAGTAACTGGAAATGAAGTCGCTGATTTCAAAATGAAAGAAGATCCAAAGGCTAAAAAACCAACAACAAAAGCAGATGACGGTGATCTAGATCTGAGAAAAGAAATGCGTGAAATCGAAGAAGTCGCAATAGTTAGTTCCAAAAGCGATAAAAAGGGAGTAGCCTTAAGAAAAAGTAGAACCGACGCTTATGATGCTTCTCCGACTATTTCAAGCGGTAGAGTTATGAGCACTCACTCGGGAGATCTTGAATTTGAAGGGCTTTCAACCAACACAGCCAGCTCAAAACTATTAACTGCGGGTGAAATCAATGATTTTTCGAAATGGAAAATGTGGCAAGACCTTTCCAAAGGAGAATTGTCAGCTTATCAAAAAATGTGGCAAATTGCGCCATCAGGAAGATATACCGTGATGCTTCAATCAGAAGACGGAATTCCGATTGTTGATGCAGTTGTACAATTGCTTCTGAATCGCGATGTGCTTTTTACAACAAGAAGCGATAATACAGGAAAAGCAGAATGTTGGCTAACCATCAAAAATGAAACCCCTGTTTTGAATGGAAAGCTCTCCATCCAAATTTCAACCAATGGAAAAACCGTTACAATTAATAAAGTAACTGCCTTCGACAAAGGATTGAATCACCAAAAACTGAAAATTTCTTGTCAAGAAGTTGAAAATGTAGACGTTGCTTTTGTAGTTGATGCTACAGGTTCTATGGGTGATGAAATCAACTTTTTGAAAGCAGAAATGAACGATGTTATTTTCGAATCAAGGAAAATTAGCAACAAATTAAACTTCCGATTTGCGAATGTTTTTTACAGAGATATGACCGATTCATACATTACTAAAAGCATGAACTTTAATCGTATTCTAACCGAATCAACGGCTTTCATTGACGAACAAAATGCTGGCGGAGGTGGCGATTTCCCCGAAGCAATGGATGTAGGTTTGGA from Fluviicola taffensis DSM 16823 carries:
- a CDS encoding T9SS type A sorting domain-containing protein, which encodes MKFVALLCMLLLGSSIAFSQSISGNMNSESHNEALRYGNVDIYKGDKLVASVLTDKLGNFAIALDTGTYVCVMNYAGFTPITKEIKVTGNEVADFKMKEDPKAKKPTTKADDGDLDLRKEMREIEEVAIVSSKSDKKGVALRKSRTDAYDASPTISSGRVMSTHSGDLEFEGLSTNTASSKLLTAGEINDFSKWKMWQDLSKGELSAYQKMWQIAPSGRYTVMLQSEDGIPIVDAVVQLLLNRDVLFTTRSDNTGKAECWLTIKNETPVLNGKLSIQISTNGKTVTINKVTAFDKGLNHQKLKISCQEVENVDVAFVVDATGSMGDEINFLKAEMNDVIFESRKISNKLNFRFANVFYRDMTDSYITKSMNFNRILTESTAFIDEQNAGGGGDFPEAMDVGLDSAINNLSWSEHARARILFLILDAPPHQSPQVNERLQKLILQAAEKGIRIVPIGASGIDKSTEYLMRALALGTNGTYTFLTDHSGIGNSHIKPSTDSYEVETLNALLVRIVKSYTYMTDCQQQIPDLALNIPDSIVSNVPIKDSSDTSASDPKALHITWSYYPNPTNGIVNILPNADIKELYISDLSGKVLQVLPKLSKNERIQVDLSAYPTGIYLIRYLDENNHWLSGKVVLQRTS